CCGACAACCACATGAGATAGTGTCAgacattctgatttatttattaacatttatcaGATATTCCAGAACCCTCCCTATCTCCTCTCTGCCAAGTCAGGGGCCCTCTGCCCCAGGTCAACAGCCCCTGACAGCTTACCTAATGAAGAagccctcctccctgccaggGAAGGGGCAGCCTAGAGGCTGGAAGGGCCTGGTCATATGGGAAGGAGGGCAGGTACGGATCCCTGAGGGATGACTCAATGCCCTCACCATTCCTGAGATGCCCTAGCCCAGGAAGGGCATGAAAACAAGGCTTCTTGTCATTTTTCCTCAGGCTGAGGAATCAGCCAAGCTGGGTCCTTGCTGTGCCTCCTCACCTAGTTAGGACCACAAATAGGCGAAAGCAGCCTCCAAGTCAAGCTCTGGCTGGCTCTGCTCATCAGCATGACTGCAGAGGCCGGGGGACAGTGGCACCCCGGGTACACTGTGCTAGCCCTCAGCTACATCACTACCCCACAAGTCTGAGGAGTAAATAAGCACTGCAGGGGGCGTTTTCCCAGGGCCACCCTGGGCTTCACCTGGACCTGCCCAAGTTGACTGGTGAAGTGAAAGACACTGTCTATGCTACGGCCAAGCCCTCCCGTCTCAGCTTCtggtccctccccagcccctctgccccatGGCAGGGAGCCCACGTGCGGGCTCACAGGTTATTCCGCTGGAGCGCCTCACAGAGGTTCTGGTTGGTGTCGGGTTCTTCCGTCAGCACCTCCACAGCCTCCCACTCCCCGGATCTGCTCGACTTTTTGATGGCATCCACCACACTCTGCATGTACAGCCCATCCTCAAACGAGGCGGCCATCGAGACAGGGGTGTGGTCCCATGTGCGGCGGTCCCCCTGCCCCTGGAAGGACTGGCGCAGGGCCTGCACCATGTAGACCATGCCCTTCAGGTAGAGCAGCGGGACATCCTGGGGCCCCTGCTCGGGCAGCCCTGCTCCCACAGCCAGCGAATCCCTCAGGAGCAGTTCCTCTTGCGTGGCAGAGTTCTTCTGCCCGTAGAGGTCCGCTCCTCGGGCAACGAGGCGTCCTGCAGAGCCCACCACCATGACCTCATGCACAAAGGCACCTGGCATGTTGAAGTTAAGTGTTACTGTGCTGCATACGCCCCCACCCATGAGCATCTGGAAGAAGCAGAAGTCATCACTGGTGACGTGCCGGATGCCACGGATGGCTGCATTCTGCCTCACAAAGGTCTTGAGCAGCCCATGCACCTTTTCAGCTCTGCGGCCGGTCAGGTGGGTCAGCAGGTCCACAATGTAGGTGCCCATGGTGTGCAGGCCCCCGCCACCCATGAGCTCATCACAGATCCAGCCGTAGTTGGGGCTGAGCAGGCTGCCTGAGTAGATGCGGGCATCGCAGATCATGACTGCGCCCACGTAGTGCTCCGCGATCAGCTGCTTCATGCGCACAAAGGCCGGCAGGAAGCGCAGCACGTTCCCCACCAGGCTCATCAGCTGCGGGTAGTAGCGTGAGGCAGTCACCATCCGGAAGGCATCCACTGAGGTTGCCGCTTTCTCACAAACCACATTCTTCCCAATACCTAAGGACAAAACAcaccagaaaaatctcaaagttCCAAGAGATTTACACTGGGGGAAAATCTTTTCCTGAAGGCACATGAACTCTGGAAAGCCTATTATCAGATGGGGGCCTGGGACAAGAGGGAAGGCGATGGCTTGGATAAAATGGTACACCATGACTCGGACTGGAGAACAAGTTATAGGCTGGAGAAAGACAAGTAAATTCTTAAGGGAAAACGAAAGTTCTTAAGGGAAAATGAAAGGAGTAGAGGCAGAAGGTACAAACCAGGAACGGGAAGTAAACGGAGGTATGATGGATAATTTAATGTGCCAACCTGGCTAGGCCGTGGTGTCCATCAAATACCAGTATGGACACTGCtgggaaggtatttttttttaggtGTGATTAGCATGTAAACCAGTAGATTTTGAGTACATCAGATCACCCTCCACAatctgggtgggcctcatccaatcagttaaaGGTCTTAGGTCTTAAGCTAAAAGACTGAGGCTCCATGGAgaggaaggaattctgcctccagactcaAGTCTGCAACATCAACTCTTGCTGGAATTTCCATCTTGTTGTcctgccctgcagatttcagaTAAATCACATGAGctgattccttaaaataaatttctccctctATGTAtcttcattggttttgtttctctggagaacactgccTAATACACGTGGGCTGGAGTACATGGGCATGCCTATGTAGTTTCATACATTTATTAGATCATCAGCTTGGGGCAAAAGTGTCTAATCTATATTCTAGCAGATGGGCTTTGCACTTGCAGTTGTAACTACAGAAAGGGCTCTACAATTTCCCAAAGACTGTTCTCTAAAAACACTGGTCCAACAAGTTAGTGTAGTCAAAAAGGTCAGAAAATGTTTTGTTAGGCTCtagaaggaggggaaagggaacaaAAATATTCCTTCTGCCCTCATGACTGTTCTGAGTATACTGCAGCTGGGATGTACTGAGAGAGCAAAACAAGGCTAGAAAAAGCCCTGAAGAGAGTGAGCTAGAAGACTGAGCAGCTTCCATATTAGGAAGCAGAAAGGATAAATACTCTTCCATGTTTTAAGATGAAAGCTCATGAGGGTATGGACAGTCACAAGACACCAACACCGGGATATTCCTGTGAGCTTGGGGTGGTTTGAATGGAAGTCCTATGTTAATACCTCCACAGATGTAGAGGTGGGGGCAAAGCAAGGGCAGAGGTCCTTGCACTCAGGTCTGGCAGGAAGCAGCCCCGCAAGGAGAGGAGTACCTGACTGTTTTCATGATCTGCTCTTGGACAGTCTCCAATATTTCCCTACACACGTGGATTTTAGGATTAGGGACTGGAGAATCACAATACTGGGTGACCATTTGGCCACCTGGCTGCAGAACATTTATGGCTGCGGGAATAATGAGGAATATTAGGGAAATATTGGGGGAAATATTTCCCCCAATAGGGAAATAATAAGGAAATTAGATTCTCAGACATAAATACCCCATCTGAGGGCTGTAGCTCTGACCAACCCAGAAACTACCTGCTGTAACTATTCACTGCAGGGATTGGGTAAGACACTGCAGCATGGGGCAGAGGAGATGGGGTAGGGGGGAAAGAACTTTTGTGGCTGCTGGGAGTTTAGTGATGATAAAACCAGGATAAGGAATCTCTGTTCCATGCCaagagaggtcagggaaggcagagagacCTCCCTTCTTGAGCCCAAACAATAGGAATGCTTTTGAACTTAGGAACCGGTAGTATTATCTGTATGGGAGCTAAAGGCTATCTTGAGTTAAACAGGCTCCTGCAGGCCCACTGCACATGGCCTTTAACTTTAGAAACCTTGGGTTGCCCTGAAAGACATACTTATTTAAGTTATCTAGCATTCTTGCTAGGATGTCAAAGGAGAGATCAGAGAAGCTAGGAACTGCTTTTTGTTAAAAGGGAGTTGGAAAAGCATGGATGCTGAATGCTTATTAGCTCAGATTTTTTGAAGTATGAACGAATTTCAAGCTACAATCCTTTCACCAGCTCATACTCCCCAGATTTCCCAGGAGTGACGTGCCCTTGAAcaccagaggcccagagaggctgccCCAGAATACCTCTGTTCTCTGTTAACAGAGCACCGCTTCAGAGCTCCAGGACCACGACACCCTTGTCAGCCAATCTAGAGGCATGAGACTAGAGAAAGGAGACTTGGAACAGTAGGCAGAGAAGCAGCTCAGGAAGAGCACCGCTTTTGTGTTTTACAAAACCCAGGAAATCTACTTTGGGGGCAGGGTACAAAAAAGGTTCTGCCACtagaaaaataagtttgaaaGCCACAAGACTGAATGACTCTTGCCTACCCTTTCTTGGGTCACTGGTCCTTGTGAGCCCCCTGGGTCACACCACCAGACTGGGCGTGCATGAGTAGAatctgtgtgccaggccctgtgctgagcactggggatATAACACTGGGTTCGGTCTTCACTTTCAGAGAACTTAAGAGTTTAGTGGGAGAGATAGCCACTAAtcaaattaccatataaatacaC
This genomic window from Ursus arctos isolate Adak ecotype North America unplaced genomic scaffold, UrsArc2.0 scaffold_19, whole genome shotgun sequence contains:
- the GFOD2 gene encoding glucose-fructose oxidoreductase domain-containing protein 2 isoform X1 — its product is MKMLPGVGVFGTGSSARVLVPLLRAEGFTVEALWGKTEEEAKQLAEEMNITFYTSRTDDVLLHQDVDLVCINIPPPLTRQISVKALGIGKNVVCEKAATSVDAFRMVTASRYYPQLMSLVGNVLRFLPAFVRMKQLIAEHYVGAVMICDARIYSGSLLSPNYGWICDELMGGGGLHTMGTYIVDLLTHLTGRRAEKVHGLLKTFVRQNAAIRGIRHVTSDDFCFFQMLMGGGVCSTVTLNFNMPGAFVHEVMVVGSAGRLVARGADLYGQKNSATQEELLLRDSLAVGAGLPEQGPQDVPLLYLKGMVYMVQALRQSFQGQGDRRTWDHTPVSMAASFEDGLYMQSVVDAIKKSSRSGEWEAVEVLTEEPDTNQNLCEALQRNNL
- the GFOD2 gene encoding glucose-fructose oxidoreductase domain-containing protein 2 isoform X2; the protein is MPGIGKNVVCEKAATSVDAFRMVTASRYYPQLMSLVGNVLRFLPAFVRMKQLIAEHYVGAVMICDARIYSGSLLSPNYGWICDELMGGGGLHTMGTYIVDLLTHLTGRRAEKVHGLLKTFVRQNAAIRGIRHVTSDDFCFFQMLMGGGVCSTVTLNFNMPGAFVHEVMVVGSAGRLVARGADLYGQKNSATQEELLLRDSLAVGAGLPEQGPQDVPLLYLKGMVYMVQALRQSFQGQGDRRTWDHTPVSMAASFEDGLYMQSVVDAIKKSSRSGEWEAVEVLTEEPDTNQNLCEALQRNNL